In a single window of the Pseudoxanthomonas sp. F37 genome:
- a CDS encoding ATP-binding cassette domain-containing protein, translated as MTPADAPAVHLSGLRLDRGGRTILRDIGLTVPRGSIAAVLGPSGSGKSTLLAALTGELPPAAGTVEVFGQPVPHGSRALLEMRKGIGVLLQGNGLLTDLTTAENVALPLRTHTRLPEALIRRLVDLKLNAVGLRAAADAYPRELSGGMARRVALARALALDPPLMLYDEPLTGLDPIASGVIMSLIQRLNDTLGLTSIIVSHHVHETLPIADQAVVIANGGLVFSGTPAELDATTDPLVKQFLRGEPDGPIAFDTVKRGEAA; from the coding sequence ATGACGCCTGCCGACGCTCCCGCCGTGCACCTGTCCGGCCTCCGCCTTGACCGCGGCGGCCGCACCATCCTGCGCGACATCGGCCTGACGGTGCCGCGCGGCAGCATCGCGGCCGTCCTCGGTCCGTCCGGCAGCGGCAAATCGACGCTGCTGGCCGCGCTGACCGGTGAGCTGCCGCCCGCCGCGGGTACGGTGGAGGTGTTCGGCCAGCCCGTGCCGCACGGCAGCCGCGCGCTGCTGGAGATGCGCAAGGGCATCGGCGTGCTGCTGCAGGGCAACGGCCTGCTGACCGACCTGACCACGGCGGAGAACGTGGCGCTGCCGCTGCGCACGCATACCAGGCTGCCCGAGGCGCTCATCCGCCGGCTGGTGGACCTGAAGTTGAACGCGGTCGGCCTGCGCGCCGCCGCCGACGCCTACCCGCGTGAGCTGTCTGGCGGCATGGCGCGCCGGGTGGCACTGGCCCGCGCGCTGGCCCTGGACCCGCCGCTGATGCTCTACGACGAGCCGCTGACCGGCCTGGACCCCATCGCTTCGGGCGTGATCATGAGCCTGATCCAGCGCCTGAACGACACGCTGGGCCTGACCAGCATCATCGTCAGCCACCACGTGCACGAGACGCTGCCGATCGCCGACCAGGCGGTGGTGATCGCCAATGGCGGCCTGGTGTTCTCGGGCACGCCCGCCGAACTCGACGCCACGACGGACCCGCTGGTGAAGCAGTTCCTGCGCGGCGAGCCGGATGGCCCGATCGCGTTCGATACCGTCAAGCGCGGGGAGGCGGCATGA
- a CDS encoding MlaE family lipid ABC transporter permease subunit, with the protein MPVATAIRSLGRAGLFSLSVFRASTPTRDFLAELTREIYKIGGRSLPIIAVGGAFVGLVLTLQGYRTLTTFGASDALSTLLGLSLYRELGPVLTALLFIGRAGSSIAAELGLMRATDQIKALELMAIDPVAKAVAPRFWAAVLTVPLLTGFFCSLAISASYFEAVHVLGLDNGTFWSALQNSVDFWDDFGVALLKSAVFGGTAALVAAYVGFHAEPTIEGTSVATTRAVVNASLLVLMFNFVMSALLFRS; encoded by the coding sequence ATGCCCGTGGCCACCGCCATCCGCTCGCTGGGCCGCGCCGGCCTGTTCTCGCTGTCGGTGTTCCGCGCATCCACGCCGACCCGCGACTTCCTGGCCGAGCTGACCCGGGAGATCTACAAGATCGGCGGCCGTTCGCTGCCGATCATCGCCGTGGGCGGGGCGTTCGTGGGCCTGGTGCTGACGCTGCAGGGTTACCGCACGCTCACCACGTTCGGTGCCAGCGACGCGCTGTCCACCCTGCTGGGCCTGTCGCTGTACCGCGAACTGGGCCCGGTGCTGACCGCGCTGCTGTTCATCGGCCGCGCGGGCAGCTCCATCGCCGCCGAACTGGGCCTGATGCGCGCCACCGACCAGATCAAGGCGCTGGAACTGATGGCCATCGACCCGGTGGCCAAGGCCGTCGCCCCGCGCTTCTGGGCGGCCGTGCTGACCGTACCGCTGCTGACCGGCTTTTTCTGCTCGCTGGCGATCAGCGCCAGCTATTTCGAGGCCGTGCACGTGCTTGGCCTGGACAACGGCACGTTCTGGTCCGCGTTGCAGAACAGCGTGGATTTCTGGGACGACTTCGGCGTGGCGCTGCTGAAGTCGGCCGTGTTCGGCGGCACCGCCGCGCTGGTCGCGGCCTACGTGGGTTTCCACGCCGAGCCGACCATCGAGGGCACCTCCGTGGCCACCACCCGTGCGGTGGTGAACGCCTCGCTGCTGGTGCTGATGTTCAATTTCGTCATGTCTGCATTGCTGTTCAGGAGCTGA
- the mlaD gene encoding outer membrane lipid asymmetry maintenance protein MlaD, whose product MSIRGPRLEFAVGAFLLLALASLLVLALASTNKRFGVGGGSYELTARFSNLGQLRKQAPVKIGGVVIGQVADIRLDPVKFDSLVTLSIDSQYKDLPADTAAGIFTSGLLGENYVGLSPGGDPEVLKPGDEIAFTQPAVDLLQLAGKYMFSGGANNAGAGSGDAPASGETAPPVTEEPTP is encoded by the coding sequence ATGTCCATCCGTGGACCCCGCCTCGAATTCGCCGTCGGCGCCTTCCTGCTGCTGGCCCTGGCCTCGCTGCTGGTGCTGGCGCTGGCTTCCACCAACAAGCGTTTCGGCGTGGGCGGCGGCAGCTACGAGCTGACCGCGCGCTTCTCCAACCTGGGCCAGCTGCGCAAGCAGGCGCCGGTGAAGATCGGCGGCGTGGTGATCGGCCAGGTGGCCGACATCCGCCTGGACCCGGTCAAGTTCGACTCGCTGGTCACCCTGTCCATCGACAGCCAATACAAGGATCTGCCCGCCGATACCGCCGCCGGCATCTTCACCAGCGGCCTGCTGGGCGAGAACTACGTGGGCCTGTCGCCGGGCGGTGACCCGGAGGTGCTGAAACCGGGCGATGAGATCGCCTTCACCCAGCCGGCGGTGGATCTGCTGCAGCTGGCCGGCAAGTACATGTTCAGCGGCGGCGCCAACAATGCCGGTGCAGGCTCCGGGGATGCCCCGGCCAGCGGCGAGACCGCGCCCCCCGTTACGGAAGAACCCACGCCATGA
- a CDS encoding ABC transporter substrate-binding protein, which translates to MKHSFLAAALSAALLASAPQAVSAQAVAAAARQNSASQLVLSSSTRILATLDQRRAEFKSNPAALRQYVTTEFNTLFDGDYAARLVLGVHGRGASDADVKLFGQALTERLLSAYGARLADFNARLKVRVKSESPLPGGRGVKVETEFLQPDQTVTPITFYARNVGGQWKVFDVLPEGVSFVQTFKTQFDTPLRQKSIAQVAADLKSGKLQVNGSANGK; encoded by the coding sequence ATGAAGCATTCCTTCCTCGCCGCCGCCCTGTCGGCGGCCCTGCTGGCCTCCGCGCCGCAGGCCGTGTCGGCGCAGGCCGTCGCCGCCGCGGCCAGGCAGAACAGCGCCAGCCAGCTGGTGCTGAGCAGCAGCACGCGCATCCTGGCCACGCTCGACCAGCGCCGCGCCGAGTTCAAGTCGAACCCGGCCGCGCTGCGCCAATACGTCACCACCGAGTTCAATACGCTGTTCGACGGCGACTACGCCGCCCGCCTGGTGCTGGGCGTGCATGGCCGCGGCGCCTCCGATGCCGACGTGAAGCTCTTCGGCCAGGCCCTGACCGAACGCCTGCTGTCCGCCTACGGCGCACGCCTGGCCGACTTCAACGCCCGCCTGAAGGTGCGGGTGAAATCCGAGTCGCCGTTGCCCGGCGGCCGCGGCGTGAAGGTGGAAACCGAGTTCCTGCAGCCCGACCAGACGGTCACGCCGATCACGTTCTACGCGCGCAACGTCGGCGGGCAGTGGAAAGTGTTCGACGTGCTGCCCGAGGGCGTCTCGTTCGTGCAGACCTTCAAAACCCAGTTCGACACCCCGCTGCGGCAGAAGTCCATCGCCCAGGTGGCGGCGGACCTGAAGTCCGGCAAGCTGCAGGTCAACGGCAGTGCCAACGGCAAGTGA
- a CDS encoding STAS domain-containing protein produces the protein MPTASDAGVRRDGDALVFAGALDRAAAASLWPLASAQLAGVQRFVLTNVTTVDSAGLALLAELAARARAAGALPRVEGQPTGLADLQAAYRLTPELDFPA, from the coding sequence GTGCCAACGGCAAGTGATGCCGGCGTCAGGCGCGACGGCGACGCGCTGGTGTTCGCCGGCGCGCTGGATCGCGCGGCGGCCGCCTCGCTCTGGCCGCTGGCCTCGGCGCAGTTGGCCGGCGTGCAACGCTTCGTCCTGACCAACGTCACTACCGTCGACAGTGCCGGGCTGGCACTGTTGGCGGAACTGGCCGCCCGCGCGCGCGCCGCCGGCGCGTTGCCCCGCGTCGAGGGCCAGCCCACCGGCCTGGCCGACCTGCAGGCCGCGTACCGCCTGACGCCGGAACTGGATTTCCCGGCGTAA
- a CDS encoding MlaA family lipoprotein, which translates to MNLFRLSTVVLLAALATACASAPPPSTAAPADAVVIDSTATAAAALPPEPPIDPASIDAPAPAQTAVASESEDDFAAIYGQGATYDPVADPTLPAPAQSPVAYDPWEKFNRRVHRFNNAVDRTVARPLARAYVAAVPRPVRLGVGNFFDNLRQPLTMVNQLLQGRPRDATQTFGRFVLNSTLGIGGLFDPASDLKMKRRSEDFGQTLGTWGWRRSRYVELPFFGPRTVRDVLGMAGDMPLSPVRQIEDDKTRIFLQGLNLVDTRAQLLSLDSLREGAVDDYALVRDSWLQRRNYQIESHRAPQQPSEDELPEYLQEENNPTVPVDAMPMPEINGGG; encoded by the coding sequence ATGAATCTGTTCCGCCTCAGCACCGTCGTCCTGCTGGCCGCTCTGGCAACCGCCTGTGCGTCGGCACCCCCACCCTCGACGGCGGCGCCGGCCGATGCGGTGGTGATCGACAGTACCGCGACAGCGGCGGCTGCGTTGCCGCCCGAGCCGCCGATCGACCCGGCCAGCATCGACGCGCCGGCGCCGGCGCAGACCGCCGTGGCCTCGGAAAGCGAGGACGATTTCGCCGCCATCTACGGCCAGGGCGCCACCTACGACCCGGTGGCCGATCCCACCCTGCCCGCGCCGGCGCAGTCGCCGGTGGCCTACGACCCGTGGGAGAAGTTCAACCGCCGGGTGCACCGCTTCAACAACGCGGTCGACCGCACCGTCGCCCGCCCGCTCGCGCGCGCCTACGTCGCGGCGGTACCGCGGCCGGTGCGGCTGGGGGTGGGCAACTTCTTCGACAACCTGCGCCAGCCGCTGACCATGGTGAACCAGCTGCTGCAGGGCCGTCCGCGCGATGCCACGCAGACCTTCGGGCGCTTCGTGCTGAACTCGACGCTGGGCATCGGCGGCCTGTTCGACCCGGCCAGCGACCTGAAGATGAAGCGCCGCAGCGAGGATTTCGGCCAGACCCTGGGTACCTGGGGCTGGAGGCGCTCGCGCTACGTGGAGCTGCCGTTCTTCGGCCCGCGCACGGTCCGCGATGTGCTGGGGATGGCCGGCGACATGCCGCTCAGTCCGGTGCGGCAGATCGAAGACGACAAGACCCGCATCTTCCTGCAGGGCCTGAACCTGGTGGATACGCGCGCCCAGCTGCTGTCGCTGGACAGCCTGCGCGAGGGCGCGGTGGACGACTACGCGCTGGTCCGCGATTCCTGGCTGCAGCGCCGCAACTACCAGATCGAGAGCCACCGGGCCCCGCAGCAGCCGAGCGAAGACGAACTGCCGGAATACCTGCAGGAGGAAAACAATCCGACCGTGCCGGTGGACGCCATGCCCATGCCGGAGATCAACGGCGGCGGTTGA
- the rmuC gene encoding DNA recombination protein RmuC — MDSQTLLVLLSILVAIAVVLLAVLVLRRPEARIGDLLERALRDEQREGRSELREQLEGLSRAQEVRIDGFARSLADLSTRTDQRLDVLRDTLSEDARKGRLDASESQQRFADALGQRLNELTQRNEQRIGEMRATLEGRLKELQADNAQKLEQMRATVDEKLQATLTQRLDASFSLVSERLEAVQRGLGEMQQLATGVGDLKRVLTNVKDRGGWGEVQLENLLEQVLTAEQFASSVKVRPDSNEAVDFAIRLPGRQDGEVPVWLPIDAKFPREDYERLIDAQERGDADAMRIAATQLERAIKVQAKSINEKYVVPPHTTDFAVLFLATEGLYAEAIRRPGLVDTLQRDHRIVIAGPTTLAALLNSLQMGFRTLAIEKRSSEVRVLLGAVKTEFGKFATVLEKAHSQLDTVQNSIKQAGVRTRAIERQLRGVEALPGEESQKLLGGDEAE; from the coding sequence ATGGATTCCCAGACCCTGCTCGTCCTCCTGTCGATTCTCGTCGCCATCGCCGTCGTGCTGCTGGCGGTGCTGGTGCTGCGCCGCCCCGAAGCCCGGATCGGCGACCTGCTGGAGCGCGCCCTGCGCGACGAGCAGCGCGAGGGGCGCAGCGAGCTGCGCGAGCAGCTGGAAGGCCTGTCGCGCGCGCAGGAAGTCCGCATCGACGGCTTCGCGCGCAGCCTGGCCGACCTGAGCACCCGCACCGACCAGCGCCTGGACGTGCTGCGCGATACCCTCAGCGAAGACGCGCGCAAGGGCCGGCTGGACGCGTCCGAATCGCAGCAGCGCTTCGCCGATGCGCTGGGCCAGCGGCTCAATGAACTCACCCAGCGCAACGAACAGCGCATCGGCGAGATGCGCGCCACGCTGGAAGGCCGCCTGAAGGAACTGCAGGCCGACAATGCGCAGAAGCTGGAGCAGATGCGGGCGACGGTGGACGAGAAGCTGCAGGCCACCCTGACCCAGCGCCTGGATGCGTCGTTCTCGCTGGTGTCCGAGCGGCTGGAGGCCGTCCAACGGGGCCTGGGCGAAATGCAGCAGCTCGCCACCGGCGTCGGCGACCTCAAGCGCGTGTTGACCAACGTCAAGGACCGTGGCGGCTGGGGCGAAGTGCAGCTGGAGAACCTGCTGGAACAGGTGCTGACGGCCGAGCAGTTCGCGAGTAGCGTGAAGGTGCGTCCGGACAGCAACGAGGCCGTGGATTTCGCCATCCGCCTGCCCGGCCGCCAGGACGGCGAGGTGCCCGTGTGGCTGCCGATCGATGCCAAGTTCCCGCGCGAGGACTACGAACGCCTGATCGACGCGCAGGAGCGCGGCGACGCCGATGCGATGCGCATCGCCGCCACGCAGCTGGAGCGTGCGATCAAGGTGCAGGCGAAGTCGATCAACGAGAAGTACGTGGTGCCGCCGCACACCACCGACTTCGCGGTGCTGTTCCTCGCCACCGAGGGGCTGTACGCGGAAGCCATCCGCCGCCCCGGCCTGGTCGATACGCTGCAACGCGACCATCGCATCGTGATCGCCGGCCCGACGACGCTGGCCGCGCTGCTCAACAGCCTGCAGATGGGCTTCCGCACGCTGGCCATCGAGAAGCGGTCCAGCGAGGTGCGCGTGCTGCTGGGCGCGGTGAAGACCGAGTTCGGCAAGTTCGCCACCGTGCTGGAGAAGGCGCACAGCCAGCTGGATACCGTGCAGAACAGCATCAAGCAGGCCGGCGTGCGCACGCGCGCCATCGAGCGCCAGCTGCGCGGGGTGGAAGCGTTGCCTGGCGAAGAGAGCCAGAAGCTGCTGGGTGGCGACGAGGCGGAGTGA
- a CDS encoding suppressor of fused domain protein: MLQRLRTLMGAAPDPAPALAAARDAALLAALGEPERIDRDGDRRHRVDVHVYARDFAADGSPGRDEGCVLVTSGMSDRLMTMPEGYDGDESAARELLWYVRAPHPAFIERLRWLAKLPFAEGSWLGYGHAVPLPEPPLAGSPFSTFLLLPPVVATDRHLFDNLHLHGQGVEPLAVHLISDAEYDLVRSDEGLDVFLDLLDVHRYPLMFDPARPSYL; this comes from the coding sequence ATGCTGCAACGTCTCCGCACACTGATGGGCGCCGCGCCCGATCCCGCGCCTGCGCTGGCGGCAGCGCGCGACGCCGCCCTGCTCGCGGCATTGGGCGAACCCGAGCGCATCGACCGCGACGGCGACCGGCGCCACCGGGTGGACGTGCACGTGTACGCCCGCGATTTCGCCGCCGATGGCTCCCCGGGCCGGGACGAGGGCTGCGTGCTGGTCACCAGCGGCATGAGCGACCGGCTGATGACGATGCCCGAGGGGTACGACGGCGACGAGTCCGCCGCGCGGGAACTGCTGTGGTACGTGCGCGCGCCGCATCCGGCCTTCATCGAACGGCTGCGCTGGTTGGCCAAGCTACCGTTCGCCGAAGGCAGCTGGCTGGGCTACGGCCACGCCGTGCCGCTGCCGGAACCTCCGCTGGCGGGCTCGCCGTTCTCCACCTTCCTGCTGCTGCCGCCCGTGGTGGCGACCGACCGCCACCTGTTCGACAACCTTCACCTGCACGGCCAGGGCGTGGAGCCGCTGGCGGTGCATCTGATATCCGACGCCGAATACGACCTGGTGCGTTCGGACGAGGGCCTGGACGTGTTCCTCGACCTGCTGGACGTGCACCGCTACCCGCTGATGTTCGATCCGGCGCGCCCGTCGTATCTCTGA
- a CDS encoding amino acid permease, producing MTWLRRKSIDRITQHEEGRRLVPTLSWPHLVALGIGAIVGTGIYTLIGVGADKAGPAVLLSFVIAGVVCACAALAYAELSTMMPAAGSAYTYSYGVLGESIAWIVGWSLILEYSLVVSTVAVGWSGYFVGFLQWVQQNFGWNVTLPAALAAGPHAGGVINLPAILITFAVAGLLMAGTRESATLNAILVVFKLIALAVFIAVALPAFNPDNLQPFMPFGFPKSLDAAGVERGVMAAAAIIFFAFYGFDAISTAAEETKNPGRDLSIGIIGSMIGCTLIYLLVALAAVGAMSYTVFGKSAEPLALIMRELDHGTAALVIGVVAIIALPTVLLAFFYGQSRIFFVMSRDGLLPRGLSKVNARTGTPVAITVFTAVLVAALAGVARLDEIAALANAGTLAAFVAVGVCLLVLRSREPERPRVFRTPLAWVVGPVAILGCLYLFWSLPQRTQLWFLAWNAVGFVVYLAYSRRRSVLAKGGDA from the coding sequence ATGACCTGGCTACGGCGCAAATCCATCGACCGGATCACCCAGCACGAAGAGGGGCGCCGGCTGGTGCCCACGCTGAGCTGGCCGCACCTGGTCGCGCTGGGCATCGGCGCCATCGTGGGCACGGGCATCTACACGCTGATCGGCGTGGGTGCGGACAAGGCCGGTCCCGCCGTGCTGCTGTCCTTCGTCATCGCCGGCGTGGTCTGCGCCTGCGCGGCGCTGGCCTATGCCGAACTGTCGACGATGATGCCCGCCGCCGGCAGCGCCTACACCTACAGCTACGGCGTGCTGGGCGAATCCATCGCCTGGATCGTCGGCTGGAGCCTGATCCTGGAGTATTCGCTGGTGGTCAGCACCGTGGCCGTGGGCTGGTCCGGCTATTTCGTCGGGTTCCTGCAATGGGTGCAGCAGAACTTCGGCTGGAACGTCACCCTGCCCGCCGCGCTTGCCGCAGGCCCGCACGCGGGCGGCGTCATCAACCTGCCGGCCATCCTCATCACCTTCGCGGTCGCCGGCCTGCTGATGGCCGGCACGCGCGAGAGCGCCACGCTCAACGCGATCCTGGTGGTGTTCAAGCTGATCGCACTGGCGGTGTTCATCGCGGTCGCGCTGCCGGCATTCAATCCGGACAACCTGCAGCCGTTCATGCCGTTCGGCTTCCCGAAGTCGCTGGATGCGGCCGGCGTGGAGCGCGGCGTCATGGCGGCCGCGGCAATCATCTTCTTCGCCTTCTACGGCTTCGACGCCATCTCCACCGCGGCGGAGGAGACCAAGAACCCCGGCCGCGACCTGTCGATCGGCATCATCGGCTCGATGATCGGCTGCACGCTGATCTACCTGCTGGTGGCGCTGGCCGCGGTGGGCGCGATGAGCTACACGGTGTTCGGCAAGAGCGCCGAACCGCTGGCGCTGATCATGCGCGAGCTTGACCATGGCACCGCCGCGCTGGTGATCGGCGTCGTCGCCATCATCGCCCTGCCCACCGTGCTGCTGGCGTTCTTCTACGGACAAAGCCGCATCTTCTTCGTGATGTCACGCGACGGCCTGCTGCCGCGCGGCCTGTCGAAGGTCAACGCGCGCACCGGCACGCCGGTCGCCATCACCGTGTTCACCGCCGTCCTGGTGGCCGCGCTGGCGGGCGTGGCGCGGCTGGACGAGATCGCCGCACTCGCCAATGCGGGCACGCTGGCCGCCTTCGTCGCGGTCGGGGTATGCCTGCTGGTGCTGCGCAGCCGCGAACCGGAGCGCCCGCGCGTGTTCCGCACGCCGCTGGCGTGGGTCGTCGGTCCGGTCGCCATCCTCGGCTGCCTGTACCTGTTCTGGAGCCTGCCGCAGAGGACGCAGCTGTGGTTCCTGGCGTGGAACGCCGTCGGCTTCGTGGTGTATCTGGCCTACAGCCGGCGGCGCAGCGTGCTGGCGAAGGGCGGCGATGCGTGA
- the fabV gene encoding enoyl-ACP reductase FabV — protein sequence MIIHPKVRGFICTTTHPLGCELNVRDQIAATRAQGVRNDGPKKVLVIGASSGYGLAARISAAFGFGADTLGVFFEKPGNDKKAGTAGWYNSAAFDKFAKAEGLYSRSINGDAFSDEARAKVIELIRNEMGGKVDLVVYSLASPVRKLPGTGELKRSALKPIGAPYTSTAIDTNKDAIVQATIEPATEQEIADTVTVMGGQDWELWIDALDKAGVLADGARTVAFSYIGTDITWPIYWHGALGRAKVDLDQTAQRLDARLQKTGGTANVAVLKSVVTQASSAIPVMPLYISIVFKVMKELGLHEGTIEQLDRLFRDRMYRTDGAPAATDDENRLRLDDWELKPEVQTQAKALWPQVTSENLFQLTDYANYKHEFLKLFGFERDDVDYDADVDPDVKFDCIELSPEG from the coding sequence TTGATCATCCATCCCAAAGTCCGCGGCTTCATCTGCACCACCACCCATCCGCTCGGCTGCGAGCTCAACGTGCGTGACCAGATCGCCGCGACCCGCGCGCAGGGCGTGCGCAACGACGGGCCGAAGAAGGTGCTGGTGATCGGCGCATCCAGCGGCTACGGCCTGGCGGCGCGCATCAGCGCGGCGTTCGGTTTCGGCGCGGACACGCTGGGCGTGTTCTTCGAGAAGCCCGGCAACGACAAGAAGGCCGGCACCGCAGGCTGGTACAACTCGGCCGCCTTCGACAAGTTCGCCAAGGCCGAAGGCCTGTACAGCCGCTCGATCAACGGCGATGCGTTCTCCGACGAAGCGCGCGCCAAGGTGATCGAGCTGATCAGGAACGAAATGGGCGGCAAGGTGGACCTGGTGGTCTACTCGCTGGCCTCGCCGGTGCGCAAGCTGCCGGGCACCGGCGAACTGAAGCGTTCGGCGCTGAAGCCGATCGGCGCCCCGTACACCTCCACCGCCATCGACACCAACAAGGACGCCATCGTCCAGGCCACCATCGAGCCGGCCACCGAGCAGGAGATCGCCGACACCGTCACCGTGATGGGCGGCCAGGACTGGGAGCTGTGGATCGATGCACTGGACAAGGCCGGCGTGCTGGCCGACGGCGCGCGCACGGTCGCCTTCAGCTACATCGGCACCGACATCACCTGGCCGATCTACTGGCATGGCGCGCTGGGACGCGCCAAGGTGGACCTGGACCAGACCGCGCAGCGCCTGGACGCGCGCCTGCAGAAGACCGGCGGCACCGCGAATGTGGCCGTGCTGAAATCGGTGGTGACACAGGCCAGTTCGGCCATCCCGGTCATGCCGCTGTACATCAGCATCGTCTTCAAGGTGATGAAGGAACTGGGCCTGCACGAAGGCACCATCGAGCAGTTGGACCGCCTGTTCCGCGACCGCATGTACCGCACCGACGGCGCCCCGGCCGCGACCGATGACGAGAACCGCCTGCGCCTGGACGACTGGGAACTGAAGCCCGAAGTGCAGACGCAGGCCAAGGCGCTGTGGCCGCAGGTGACCAGCGAGAACCTGTTCCAGCTGACCGACTACGCCAACTACAAGCACGAGTTCCTGAAGCTGTTCGGCTTCGAGCGCGACGACGTGGACTACGACGCCGACGTGGATCCGGACGTGAAGTTCGATTGCATCGAGCTGTCGCCGGAGGGCTGA
- a CDS encoding ATP-binding protein has translation MADPSASDLLESLNLLDENERIEAKRGSELGKSILETICAFANEPGLGGGWIVLGLVREELALFPSYEVEGLDQPDKLSSDIASQCSATFNIPLRVDITAEVIDGKAVLVVFVPEAAPQQKPVFFKAKGLPAGAFRRIGSTDQRCTEDDMAVFYQGRQQETFDAVSVPDSALDDLAIEAILDYRKSRAEANPDAEELRWSDEELLLALGAIRRDSDKQLKPTVAGLILFGKPQALRRCFPMTRVDYIRVPGRDWIPDPDRRFDTIDLRDSIFRLLRRAQAAVLDDLPKSFGLDEGELQRQDKPVIPQRVIREALVNALMHRSYRANSPVQIIRYANRLEIRNPGFSLKSPEHLGEPGSQPRNPKIAAVLHETRFAETKGSGIRVMRDIMEQAGLAPPLFESDRNGDQFVARFFFHHFLGEDDIAWLARFREVHLSPEEARALIVVREAGAIDNSTYRNLNKVDTLAASQALRRLREAGLLTQKGRGSATYYVPGERLGLEAAPTVHDDLQALSSKPSGLSSESEGLSSNLGALSSDPQSLTSNPLSHGQRFDDEGRRALLNGIPGELAAKVGALGQRHPPEDVRRIVVELCQLRAWRAEELATLLRRNAETVRQNYLRPLMRDARIVMTNPQEPNDPQQAYRACETDEIDIPSE, from the coding sequence ATGGCAGATCCCTCCGCATCTGATCTTCTAGAAAGCTTGAATCTGCTCGATGAAAACGAGCGGATAGAAGCTAAACGTGGTTCGGAGCTGGGGAAGTCCATCCTCGAAACAATCTGCGCGTTTGCTAATGAGCCAGGTCTGGGTGGTGGGTGGATTGTACTGGGATTGGTGCGTGAGGAGCTTGCTCTGTTTCCTTCTTACGAAGTAGAGGGATTAGACCAGCCAGATAAGCTGTCTTCTGATATTGCAAGTCAGTGCAGTGCTACGTTCAACATTCCGCTGCGGGTCGATATCACAGCAGAAGTTATAGACGGTAAAGCAGTACTAGTGGTGTTTGTTCCAGAGGCAGCTCCACAGCAGAAGCCGGTGTTTTTCAAGGCAAAGGGACTACCTGCGGGAGCCTTTCGCCGCATAGGAAGCACCGATCAGCGCTGCACCGAAGATGATATGGCTGTGTTCTATCAAGGAAGACAGCAGGAGACTTTTGACGCCGTATCCGTTCCGGACTCGGCGCTGGATGATCTCGCGATCGAGGCGATCTTGGACTATCGGAAGTCTCGTGCTGAAGCCAACCCTGACGCCGAAGAGCTTCGTTGGTCCGATGAAGAGCTGCTGTTGGCCCTTGGTGCCATCCGCAGAGACTCTGATAAGCAGTTGAAGCCAACAGTAGCCGGATTGATTTTGTTCGGAAAACCCCAGGCGCTTCGCCGCTGCTTCCCTATGACTCGGGTTGACTACATTCGGGTGCCCGGTCGTGACTGGATCCCCGACCCTGATCGTCGTTTTGACACTATAGATCTACGTGATTCGATCTTTCGCTTGCTGCGTCGAGCGCAAGCAGCTGTTCTGGATGATCTTCCGAAGAGTTTTGGCTTGGACGAGGGGGAGCTGCAACGTCAGGACAAGCCCGTGATTCCTCAGCGCGTTATTCGCGAGGCCTTGGTGAATGCTCTGATGCATCGTAGCTACCGAGCAAATAGCCCGGTTCAGATCATTCGTTATGCCAATCGGCTAGAAATCCGCAACCCAGGATTTTCGCTGAAGTCTCCGGAGCACCTAGGAGAGCCAGGGTCTCAGCCCCGCAATCCGAAAATTGCGGCAGTCCTGCATGAGACTCGCTTTGCCGAGACGAAAGGTAGTGGTATTCGAGTAATGCGCGACATCATGGAGCAGGCAGGACTGGCGCCACCGTTGTTTGAGTCTGATCGTAATGGCGATCAGTTCGTTGCCAGATTCTTCTTCCATCACTTTCTTGGCGAAGACGACATCGCTTGGTTGGCGCGCTTCCGTGAGGTGCACCTGTCGCCGGAAGAGGCTCGGGCCTTGATCGTGGTGCGCGAAGCAGGGGCCATAGACAACTCAACCTACCGGAACCTGAACAAGGTAGACACGCTGGCGGCGAGTCAGGCTCTGCGCCGGTTGAGAGAGGCGGGTCTGCTAACCCAAAAAGGACGGGGATCGGCCACCTACTACGTCCCAGGCGAGAGGCTTGGCCTTGAGGCAGCCCCCACGGTGCATGATGACCTGCAAGCCTTATCTAGTAAGCCCTCAGGCCTATCAAGTGAGTCTGAAGGCTTGTCTAGTAACCTCGGCGCCTTATCTAGTGACCCCCAAAGCTTAACAAGTAACCCCCTGAGCCATGGGCAACGGTTTGATGATGAAGGTCGACGGGCCCTGTTGAACGGCATTCCCGGAGAGCTGGCAGCCAAAGTCGGAGCACTTGGTCAAAGACACCCGCCAGAGGACGTGAGGCGCATCGTAGTGGAGCTCTGTCAGCTGAGAGCTTGGCGCGCCGAAGAACTAGCTACCTTGCTTCGTCGTAATGCCGAAACAGTGCGTCAAAACTACCTCAGGCCGCTGATGCGTGATGCAAGAATCGTAATGACCAATCCTCAGGAGCCGAATGATCCGCAACAGGCCTATAGAGCCTGCGAGACGGATGAAATTGATATCCCGAGCGAGTAA